A region from the Fundidesulfovibrio putealis DSM 16056 genome encodes:
- the kdpB gene encoding potassium-transporting ATPase subunit KdpB — protein MSKDKKKRPLFDAAIVRQALSDCVRKLSPARQARNPVMFTVYVGSILTTLLAVQAYLGKGEAPFGFVASVSAWLWATVLFANFAEAMAEGRGKAQAAALRGLRQDVAARKLVHPRRDSPFATVPAKTLHRGDLVLVEAGDTIPSDGEIVEGIASVDESAITGESAPVIREAGGDRSAVTGGTRLLSDWLVVKVAAESGETFLDRMISLVEGAKRRKTPNEIALNILLASLTLIFLVVCVTLRPMSAFAVALSGQGQAVTITALAALFVCLAPTTIGGLLSAIGIAGMDRLIQAGVIATSGRAVEAAGDVDVLLLDKTGTITLGNRQASAFLPVPGVDERELAEAAQLASLADETPEGRSIVVLAKERFGIRGRDLHELGATFVPFTAQTRLSGVNLPERLIRKGAPDAIKALAEHSGQRIPKEIDLFIHDIAKSGGTPLLVSENGRPLGAIWLKDIVKGGIRERFAELRSMGIKTIMVTGDNSLTAAAIAAEAGVDDFLAEATPEAKLARIRQYQAEGKMVAMTGDGTNDAPALAQADVGVAMNSGTQAAKEAGNMVDLDSNPTKLLEVVAIGKQLLMTRGSLTTFSISNDIAKYFAIIPAVFAGIYPQLGVLDVMGLTTPKSAVLSAVVFNALIIVVLIPLALKGVKYVPAPAALALRRNLLIYGLGGLLVPFAGIKLIDVIISALGWA, from the coding sequence ATGTCCAAAGATAAGAAAAAACGCCCCCTGTTCGATGCGGCCATCGTGCGCCAGGCGCTTAGCGACTGCGTACGAAAGCTCTCCCCGGCCCGACAGGCCCGCAACCCTGTGATGTTCACGGTCTACGTGGGCAGCATCCTGACCACGCTGCTGGCCGTGCAGGCCTATCTGGGAAAGGGCGAGGCCCCCTTCGGGTTCGTGGCCTCCGTGTCCGCGTGGCTGTGGGCCACGGTGCTCTTCGCCAACTTCGCCGAGGCCATGGCCGAGGGCCGTGGCAAGGCCCAGGCAGCGGCCCTTCGCGGCCTGCGCCAGGACGTGGCCGCCCGGAAGCTCGTGCACCCGCGCCGCGATTCGCCTTTCGCCACCGTTCCCGCCAAGACCCTGCACCGGGGCGACCTGGTGCTGGTGGAAGCGGGCGACACCATCCCCTCCGACGGCGAAATAGTGGAAGGCATCGCCTCCGTGGACGAGTCGGCAATAACCGGGGAGAGCGCCCCGGTGATCCGCGAGGCGGGCGGCGACCGCAGCGCCGTCACCGGCGGGACGCGGCTCCTCTCGGACTGGCTGGTGGTCAAGGTAGCCGCCGAATCCGGCGAAACCTTCCTGGACCGCATGATCTCCCTGGTGGAGGGCGCCAAGCGCCGCAAGACCCCCAACGAGATCGCCCTGAACATCCTGCTGGCCTCGCTGACCCTCATCTTCCTGGTGGTCTGCGTCACGCTTCGGCCCATGTCGGCCTTTGCCGTGGCGCTCTCCGGCCAGGGCCAGGCCGTGACCATCACCGCCCTGGCCGCGCTCTTCGTGTGCCTGGCCCCCACCACCATCGGGGGGCTTCTCTCGGCCATCGGCATCGCGGGCATGGACCGCCTCATCCAGGCGGGCGTCATCGCCACCTCGGGCCGGGCCGTGGAGGCCGCCGGGGACGTGGACGTGCTGCTCCTGGACAAGACCGGCACCATCACCCTGGGCAACCGGCAGGCCTCGGCCTTCCTGCCTGTTCCGGGCGTTGACGAGCGCGAACTTGCCGAGGCGGCCCAGCTGGCCTCGCTGGCAGACGAGACGCCCGAGGGCCGCTCCATCGTGGTGCTGGCCAAGGAGCGCTTCGGCATTCGCGGGCGCGACCTGCACGAACTGGGGGCAACCTTCGTGCCCTTCACCGCCCAGACCCGCCTGTCGGGCGTGAACCTGCCGGAGCGCCTGATCCGCAAAGGCGCGCCGGACGCCATAAAAGCCCTGGCCGAGCACTCCGGCCAGCGCATCCCCAAGGAGATCGACCTCTTTATCCACGACATCGCCAAATCCGGCGGCACGCCTCTGCTGGTGTCCGAGAACGGCAGGCCGCTGGGGGCCATATGGCTCAAAGACATCGTGAAGGGGGGCATCCGCGAGCGGTTCGCCGAGCTTCGCTCCATGGGCATCAAGACCATCATGGTCACCGGCGACAACTCGCTCACCGCTGCGGCCATCGCGGCGGAGGCGGGCGTGGACGACTTTCTGGCCGAGGCCACACCGGAAGCCAAGCTGGCGCGCATCCGCCAGTACCAGGCCGAGGGCAAGATGGTGGCCATGACCGGCGACGGCACCAACGACGCCCCGGCCCTGGCCCAGGCCGACGTGGGCGTGGCCATGAACTCCGGCACCCAGGCCGCCAAGGAGGCCGGGAACATGGTGGACCTGGACTCCAACCCCACCAAGCTGCTGGAAGTGGTGGCCATCGGCAAGCAATTGCTCATGACGCGAGGCTCGCTGACCACCTTCAGCATATCAAACGACATCGCCAAGTACTTCGCCATCATCCCGGCGGTGTTCGCGGGCATCTACCCGCAGCTTGGGGTTTTGGACGTGATGGGGCTCACCACGCCCAAGTCGGCCGTGCTGTCCGCCGTGGTGTTCAACGCGCTGATCATCGTGGTGCTGATCCCCCTGGCGCTCAAGGGCGTGAAGTACGTGCCCGCCCCGGCTGCCCTGGCCCTGCGGCGCAATCTGCTCATCTACGGGCTGGGGGGGCTGCTTGTGCCTTTTGCGGGAATCAAGCTCATAGACGTCATCATCTCCGCCCTTGGCTGGGCGTAG
- a CDS encoding sensor histidine kinase, with protein sequence MRDEDQRPDPDALLAMVRREEEGRRRGQLRIFLGMAPGVGKTYAMLEAARAKMAEGLDLLAGIVETHGREETEALLYEMPSLPRKQIDYKGHPLEEFDLDEALSRRPALILVDELAHTNVPGSRHPKRWQDVEELLENGLNVWTTLNVQHLESLNDIVAQITGVRVRETVPDAVLERAESVILVDLPPEDLRQRLSEGKVYLPRQAEWAGENFFRSGNLSALRELALRSTANRVNTEVLVYRQGHSIQTTWPTAERILVCVGPSPTSATLVRAAKRLADGLHAPWHALYIQQQPQGELTERALANLSLARELGALTHVLAGGDVARLIVGFARQHNVTRIVVGKPLRRRFTDLLRGSPVDQLVRLSEEIDVHVIKGQDTGTPRAAKPQARPRHRLKDYAAALGVVAASTAACFAMFPYFELANLIMVYLMGVMAVAFWLPRRASALASGLSVLAFDFCFVPPRFSFAVTDVAYLVTFLVMFLVALVISGMASRIKAQADSAGQLERQASELSGLSRHLAANRGTAKLVQVARNHIAAVFGCKTFVLLPSGSGKLETAFMPSDEELISSKDHGVAQWVFDNANPAGLSTQTLADSEILFLPLPGADEVLGVIGLKPQDEEARDGLLLPDRRRLLDAFVHQAAMALDVDRLEEKAKATLMEAEREKLRSALLSTVTHDFKTPLAAISGSAESLMALGESASPEVRRALEENIAAEASRLERLADNLLRIAALESGAVVPELKPVPLEEVIGSSLARLESTLAEHPVRVDVPPDMPPIPMDEVLMEQVFLNLLENAAKYTPAGTAIAILADVRRGEAVIEVRDNGPGLPPGDHDRLFERYQRGDRRDAGHAAEGYGLGLAICKAVIKAHGGSITARDNAPTGARFTMTLPLHDGHDQ encoded by the coding sequence ATGCGAGACGAGGATCAACGCCCGGACCCCGACGCCCTGCTGGCCATGGTCAGGCGCGAGGAGGAAGGCAGACGCAGGGGCCAGCTGAGGATATTCCTCGGCATGGCCCCGGGCGTGGGCAAGACCTACGCCATGCTGGAGGCCGCGCGCGCCAAGATGGCCGAAGGGCTGGACCTGCTGGCGGGGATCGTCGAGACCCACGGGCGCGAGGAGACCGAGGCGCTGCTCTACGAGATGCCCTCCCTGCCCCGCAAACAGATCGACTACAAGGGCCACCCGCTCGAAGAGTTCGACCTGGACGAGGCCCTGTCCCGGCGTCCCGCGCTCATCCTGGTGGACGAACTGGCCCACACGAACGTGCCGGGCTCGCGCCATCCCAAGCGCTGGCAGGACGTGGAGGAGCTTTTGGAGAATGGCCTGAACGTCTGGACCACCCTGAACGTGCAGCACCTGGAGAGCTTGAACGACATCGTGGCCCAGATAACCGGGGTGCGCGTGCGCGAGACCGTGCCCGACGCCGTGCTCGAGCGCGCCGAATCGGTCATCCTGGTGGACCTGCCCCCGGAGGATCTGCGCCAGCGCCTGAGCGAGGGCAAGGTCTACCTGCCCAGGCAGGCCGAGTGGGCCGGGGAGAACTTCTTCCGCTCCGGCAACCTGAGCGCGCTTCGCGAGTTGGCGCTGCGCTCCACGGCCAACCGCGTGAACACCGAAGTGCTGGTGTACCGCCAGGGGCACTCCATCCAGACCACCTGGCCCACGGCGGAGCGCATCCTGGTGTGCGTGGGGCCCTCGCCCACCTCGGCCACGCTGGTGCGCGCCGCGAAGCGCCTGGCCGACGGCCTGCACGCGCCCTGGCACGCCCTGTACATCCAGCAGCAGCCCCAGGGGGAGCTGACCGAGAGGGCGCTTGCCAACCTGAGCCTGGCCCGGGAACTGGGCGCGCTGACCCACGTGCTGGCGGGCGGGGACGTGGCGCGGCTCATTGTCGGCTTCGCCAGGCAGCACAACGTCACCCGTATCGTGGTGGGCAAACCCCTGCGCCGACGCTTCACAGACCTGCTGCGGGGCAGCCCCGTGGACCAGCTGGTGCGCCTCTCCGAGGAAATAGACGTCCACGTCATCAAGGGGCAGGACACGGGCACGCCGCGCGCGGCCAAACCCCAAGCGCGCCCCAGGCACCGCCTGAAGGACTACGCCGCCGCCCTGGGCGTGGTGGCGGCCTCCACGGCGGCCTGTTTCGCCATGTTCCCGTATTTCGAGCTGGCCAACCTTATCATGGTCTATCTGATGGGGGTCATGGCCGTGGCGTTCTGGCTGCCCCGGCGAGCCTCCGCCCTGGCTTCGGGGCTTAGCGTGCTGGCCTTCGATTTCTGCTTCGTGCCGCCGCGCTTCAGCTTCGCGGTGACGGACGTGGCCTATCTGGTCACGTTCCTGGTCATGTTCCTGGTGGCCCTGGTCATCAGCGGCATGGCCTCGCGCATCAAGGCCCAGGCGGACAGCGCAGGCCAGCTGGAGCGCCAGGCCTCGGAGCTGAGCGGGCTCTCCCGGCATCTGGCCGCCAACCGGGGCACGGCCAAGCTGGTTCAGGTGGCCAGGAACCACATCGCCGCCGTGTTCGGCTGCAAGACCTTCGTGCTGCTGCCCTCTGGCTCCGGCAAGCTGGAGACGGCCTTCATGCCAAGCGACGAGGAGCTCATCTCCAGCAAGGACCACGGCGTGGCCCAGTGGGTCTTCGACAACGCCAATCCCGCCGGGCTGTCCACCCAGACCCTGGCGGATTCCGAGATCCTTTTCCTGCCGCTCCCCGGCGCAGACGAGGTGCTGGGGGTCATCGGGCTGAAACCCCAGGACGAGGAAGCCCGCGACGGCCTGCTGCTGCCGGATCGGCGGCGACTGCTGGACGCCTTCGTGCATCAGGCCGCCATGGCCCTGGACGTGGACCGGCTGGAGGAAAAGGCCAAGGCCACCCTCATGGAGGCCGAGCGCGAGAAGCTGCGCTCCGCCCTGCTCTCCACGGTGACCCACGACTTCAAGACCCCCCTGGCGGCCATCTCCGGCTCCGCCGAGAGCCTCATGGCCCTGGGAGAATCCGCCAGCCCCGAGGTCCGGCGCGCCCTGGAGGAGAACATCGCCGCCGAGGCCTCGCGCCTGGAGCGGCTGGCGGACAACCTGCTGCGCATCGCGGCGCTTGAGTCCGGGGCCGTGGTGCCGGAGCTCAAGCCCGTGCCGCTGGAGGAGGTCATCGGCAGTTCGCTCGCGCGGCTGGAGTCCACCCTGGCTGAGCACCCCGTGCGGGTGGACGTTCCCCCGGACATGCCGCCCATCCCCATGGACGAGGTGCTCATGGAGCAGGTGTTCCTGAATCTTCTGGAGAACGCCGCCAAGTACACTCCGGCGGGGACCGCCATCGCCATCCTGGCCGACGTGCGGCGCGGTGAAGCCGTGATCGAGGTGCGCGACAACGGGCCGGGGCTTCCTCCCGGCGACCACGACAGGCTGTTCGAGCGGTATCAGCGAGGCGACAGGCGGGATGCCGGACACGCCGCCGAAGGCTACGGCCTGGGTCTGGCCATCTGCAAAGCCGTGATCAAGGCCCACGGCGGAAGCATCACCGCGCGCGACAACGCCCCCACCGGGGCGCGCTTCACCATGACCCTCCCTCTCCATGACGGCCATGACCAGTAA
- the kdpC gene encoding potassium-transporting ATPase subunit KdpC produces the protein MFRIFMTQLKPAALMLFWMALLTGLAYPLAMTGTGKVLFPVQASGSLIAGQSGPSGYAGSTLIGQGFDSPRHFWGRPSATSPHAYNAGASSGSNLGPSNPALAEAVAERAARLKAEHGDAPIPMDLVTASGSGLDPHISPQAAAYQIDRVATARKLSRDSVASLIAKHTQGPLWGFWGEPRVNVLTLNLALDALADKE, from the coding sequence ATGTTCAGGATCTTCATGACCCAGTTGAAACCGGCGGCGCTCATGCTCTTCTGGATGGCGCTCTTGACCGGGTTGGCCTATCCCCTGGCCATGACCGGCACCGGAAAAGTGCTGTTCCCGGTTCAGGCCTCGGGCAGCCTGATCGCGGGCCAGTCCGGCCCTTCAGGATATGCAGGATCAACTCTCATCGGCCAGGGCTTCGATTCGCCCCGGCACTTCTGGGGCAGGCCCTCGGCCACCTCGCCGCACGCCTACAACGCCGGGGCCTCCTCCGGCTCCAACCTGGGACCGTCCAACCCCGCCCTGGCCGAGGCCGTGGCAGAGCGCGCCGCCAGGCTCAAGGCCGAACACGGCGACGCCCCCATTCCCATGGACCTGGTCACGGCGTCGGGCAGCGGCCTGGACCCGCACATAAGCCCGCAGGCCGCCGCCTACCAGATCGACCGGGTGGCCACGGCCCGGAAACTCTCCCGCGACAGCGTTGCGTCCCTGATCGCGAAGCACACCCAGGGTCCCCTGTGGGGATTCTGGGGCGAGCCGCGCGTGAACGTGCTTACGCTCAATCTTGCCCTGGATGCCTTGGCCGACAAGGAGTAG
- a CDS encoding response regulator has translation MTSNKTATILVVDDEAAILRFLKPFLQAEGYAVLEARTGREALALASSHEPEVILLDLGLPDMDGQEIIQALPPWSRSRVIVVSARGREQDKVSALDLGASDYLTKPFSLAELAARIRALLRRGATADAPPPANYQFGDLSIDIEAHVVRLGSEEAHLTPTEFKMLAFLARHAGKVVTHGQLLKEVWGKHSQGQEHYVRIHVHKLRQKIEPDPARPRHLHTETGVGYRFKE, from the coding sequence ATGACCAGTAACAAGACAGCCACCATCCTGGTGGTGGACGACGAGGCGGCAATCCTGCGCTTCCTGAAGCCGTTCCTCCAGGCCGAGGGGTACGCCGTGCTCGAGGCGCGCACCGGGCGCGAGGCGCTGGCCCTGGCGTCGTCCCACGAACCGGAGGTCATCCTGCTGGACCTGGGCCTTCCGGATATGGACGGCCAGGAGATCATCCAGGCGCTGCCGCCCTGGAGCCGGTCGCGGGTGATCGTGGTGTCGGCGCGCGGCAGGGAGCAGGACAAGGTCTCCGCCCTGGACCTGGGCGCGAGCGACTACCTCACCAAGCCCTTCAGCCTGGCCGAGCTTGCGGCCAGGATACGGGCGCTTCTGCGGCGCGGGGCCACGGCGGATGCTCCGCCTCCGGCCAATTACCAGTTCGGGGACCTGTCCATCGACATCGAGGCACACGTGGTGCGCCTTGGCAGCGAGGAGGCGCACCTGACCCCCACGGAGTTCAAGATGCTGGCATTCCTGGCGCGCCACGCGGGCAAGGTGGTCACGCACGGGCAGCTCCTCAAGGAGGTCTGGGGCAAACACAGCCAGGGGCAGGAGCACTACGTGCGCATCCACGTCCACAAGCTGCGCCAGAAGATCGAGCCAGATCCGGCCCGCCCCAGGCACCTGCACACGGAAACGGGCGTCGGGTACCGGTTCAAGGAGTAA
- the kdpA gene encoding potassium-transporting ATPase subunit KdpA, translated as MNVNSLFHLVFFIVLLLAASWPLGLYIARVYQDQPCGLDRALGLVERLLYRLCGVDARQEMDWKAYALSMVGLNALGLLAVYALQRLQGALPLNPADLSAVDPFVAFNTAVSFATNTNWQAYGGETTMSYLTQMLALTVQNFLSAATGMAVMAALIRGLARRETDRLGNFWRDVTRSVLYVLLPLSIVLSLALMWQGVPQTLEGPAAAAFLEPASYDKPVLDETGKPVLDESGTPRTEPATQAQQSIARGPVASQVAIKQLGTNGGGYYNVNSAHPLENPTPLTNLLEMLAILLIPAALCHTFGVMVGDKRQGFAVLAAMTILFAGFALLTLQAESALNPTLAGLGMESAPSLEGKELRFGVAGSALWAAVTTAASNGSVNSMHDSFTPLGGMWPMLLMQLGEVVYGGVGSGLYGMLVFAVVAVFVAGLMVGRTPEYLGKKIEPFETKMAALIILIPPFLCLMGTALAAVAGPADALSNPGPHGFSQMLYAFSSMGNNNGSAFAGLTASSPFWTIAGAVAMFVSRYWLIIPVLALAGSMAGKKRLQEGPGTLPTHGPVFVGLLMAVVLVVGALTFVPALALGPVAEHLALYQLK; from the coding sequence ATGAACGTCAACAGCCTGTTTCACCTCGTGTTCTTCATCGTGCTGCTGCTGGCGGCGTCCTGGCCGCTGGGCCTGTACATTGCCCGCGTCTACCAGGACCAGCCCTGCGGCCTGGACCGCGCGCTCGGCCTCGTGGAGCGCCTGCTGTACCGCCTGTGCGGCGTGGACGCCCGCCAGGAGATGGACTGGAAGGCCTACGCCCTGTCCATGGTGGGCCTGAACGCCCTGGGCCTCCTGGCGGTCTACGCCCTCCAGCGGCTTCAGGGCGCTCTGCCCCTGAACCCGGCTGATCTTTCGGCGGTGGACCCCTTCGTGGCCTTCAACACCGCCGTGAGCTTCGCCACCAACACCAACTGGCAGGCCTACGGCGGCGAGACCACCATGAGCTACCTCACGCAGATGCTTGCGCTCACGGTGCAGAACTTCCTGTCCGCCGCCACGGGCATGGCCGTGATGGCCGCCCTGATCCGTGGCCTTGCCCGGCGCGAGACCGACAGGCTGGGCAATTTCTGGCGCGACGTGACCCGCTCGGTGCTCTACGTCCTGCTGCCCCTGTCCATCGTGCTGAGCCTTGCGCTCATGTGGCAGGGCGTGCCCCAGACCCTGGAAGGCCCGGCTGCCGCCGCGTTCCTGGAGCCTGCCAGCTACGACAAGCCCGTGCTGGATGAAACGGGCAAGCCGGTCCTGGACGAGTCAGGCACCCCCAGGACGGAACCGGCCACGCAGGCGCAGCAGAGCATCGCCCGCGGCCCCGTGGCCTCCCAGGTGGCCATCAAACAGCTGGGCACCAACGGCGGCGGCTACTACAACGTCAACTCCGCCCACCCGCTGGAGAACCCCACGCCGCTCACCAACCTGCTGGAGATGCTGGCCATTCTGCTGATACCGGCAGCGCTTTGCCACACGTTCGGGGTGATGGTCGGCGACAAGCGGCAAGGTTTTGCCGTTCTGGCCGCCATGACCATCCTGTTCGCCGGGTTCGCGCTGCTGACGCTCCAGGCCGAATCCGCCCTCAACCCGACGCTTGCGGGCCTGGGCATGGAGTCCGCCCCCAGCCTGGAGGGCAAGGAGCTGCGCTTCGGCGTGGCCGGGTCCGCCCTGTGGGCCGCCGTCACCACTGCCGCGTCCAATGGTTCGGTGAACTCCATGCACGACAGCTTCACGCCCCTTGGCGGCATGTGGCCGATGCTGCTCATGCAGCTTGGCGAGGTGGTCTACGGCGGCGTTGGCTCCGGACTGTACGGCATGCTGGTCTTCGCCGTGGTGGCCGTGTTCGTGGCCGGACTCATGGTCGGGCGCACGCCGGAGTACCTGGGCAAGAAGATCGAACCCTTCGAGACCAAGATGGCGGCGCTCATCATCCTCATCCCGCCCTTCCTGTGCCTGATGGGCACGGCCCTGGCCGCCGTGGCCGGTCCGGCGGACGCCCTGTCCAACCCAGGCCCCCACGGGTTCAGCCAGATGCTCTACGCGTTCTCCTCCATGGGCAACAACAACGGCAGCGCCTTCGCCGGGCTCACCGCCTCCTCGCCCTTCTGGACCATCGCGGGCGCAGTGGCCATGTTCGTGTCGCGCTATTGGCTCATCATCCCGGTGCTGGCCCTGGCCGGGTCCATGGCGGGCAAGAAGCGGCTGCAGGAAGGACCCGGCACCCTGCCGACGCACGGCCCGGTCTTCGTGGGACTGCTCATGGCCGTGGTGCTGGTGGTTGGCGCGCTCACCTTCGTGCCTGCTCTGGCGCTCGGCCCCGTGGCGGAACATCTGGCCCTGTACCAGTTGAAATAA